The region CCTGGGGCACCCCCCCGTGGTGCCGCTCGAAGTGCAGGCCGTTGGGGGTGATGACCCCGCTAAGGCGCTCCAGCGGGGTAAAGTCGGCTCCGCTGGTGCGGGTGCGCAGGTTGGGGGAGATGTAGCGCACCACCTCGGCTTCAAAAGGGGAGCGCTCCCCGTACTCGGATAGGGGAGACCCCAGGGTGCGCAGGGGCTCGAGGGTTTTTTCCTCCCAGGCCTTGGGCTGGGCTTGGGCTTTGAGCAAGGGGGAGAGGAGCACCCCTCCCCCCAGCAGCCGAAAGAACTTCCTCCGGTCCATTCCACCTCCTCACGCGCGCGGACCAAACATGTCCTGCCACAGGCTTTGGGCCCAGCCGTAGGCGGCGGTGCTGTTGGCCGCGGAGCGCTGGTTGTCCACGGTACTTTGGGCCTTGATCTGTTTCGCCGCCTCATCCCAGGAGTAAGCGTTCGACACCCAGATGGCCTCCTCCGAGTCCACAAACGAGTAACAGACGTTGGTCGGCAGCTCCGGAGGGATCTCGGCCAGGGCCTTGCCCCCTAGCCGCTGGCTGATGTGCCGGGCTACGATGTTGCCGGAGACGTAGGCGATCATGCCGCTTTTGGGGTAGGGGGTGTTGCCGGTGATGTCCCCCACCAGGTAGACCCGCTCGTCCTTCTCGGAAAGGAAGTAGGGGGGTTGCACGTTGGCCCAGCGCTCCCCGAGCCCCACCTGCCGCACGATCTCGGCGGCCTTCATGGGGGGGATCAGGTCGGCCAGGGTGAAGGGTACGTCCCCCAGTTCGGTCTTCACCCGCTTCTTCTCGTAGTCCAGGCCGGTGATGCGGGTATTGGGAATGTACTCGAGCTGGTTTTTGTAGAGATCGTTATAGGCGGCAAGGAAGCCGGGGGCCTTGGAGATGGGCTGGGGATTGGCGTCCAGCACGATGACCTTTCCCTTTACCCCTTTGGTCTTCAGCCGCCAGGCCAGCATGGCCGCCCGCTCGTAGGGCCCGGGGGGACAGCGGTAGGGGGGGTTGGGGATGTACATGACCAACTCCCCCCCGGTCTCGTCGAACCGGTCCAGCATTCGCCGCAAGGCCACGTGCTCGAAGGGCTTGAACCCCACCGGCAGGAGGTGCTTCACCTCGGCGTAGCCGGGGATGGCCTCGTACATGTAGTCGATGCCGGGTGCGAGCACCAGGAAGTCGTAGGCCAGGTAGCCCCCGGTAGTCCGGACCAGCCGCCGGTCGCGGTTGATATCTAACACCCTTTCCTGGACGAAGACCACCCCATCGTTGACCACCTGGGTGTAATCGAAGACCAGAAACTCCAAGGGCTTGACCCCCGCTAGGAAGAGGTTGGACATGGGGCAGGACATGAACAGGGGCTTCGGCTCAATGAGCACCACCTCGGCCTCAGGGCGCTGCTGCTTGACCTTGCGGGCCACGGTGGTGCCACCCCAGCCTCCACCCACTACTACCACCCGGGCCGTGCGACGGGCCGGGAGCAGGGTGGGGGGGCGTGCGTAAAACTCCTGTTGAGCGAAGGCCTGGCTGGCCAGAGTACCGGCCGCGGTGAGGGCGGCTCCTGCTTTGAGAAGCTGACGGCGGTTGAGTTTGGACATTCTCCCCTCCTTACTGCCCCGGACGGTAGGGGACCCCTCCGGTGCTTTCCAGAACCTCGCGAATGGTTTTTCTAGCCTCCTGGAGCATGGCCACCGCGGGCGAGCCCATCACGCCGGGCATGATGGTCATGAGCATGGGCTCGATCGCCCCCACCAGCGCTCCGCCGGGCATATCCACGGCGAAGAAGCGGCAGGGGGCGGCAAATCCTCCGGCCGGCTGCGCACTGAACATAATCCGGGCCCACTCGCTCTTGCAGGGCATGATCACCGTGGCCGGGCCGACTTTAATATTTGGGGTGAGGTTGAGGCCGCGAGAGGTGAGTTCCCCCTCCAGCAGCAGTACCATGTCCTCAGCCTTGGCCCCGCTCACGAAGTAGAGCAAGGCCGGCATCATCCCCGACTTGGGATCGGGCATCATGGCCGGAGCGATGCGCTCGAGCTTGCCCAACCGGCCCAGGCTGGCCTCGAGCCGGGAGGTAAGCCCGTCGGTTTCGGGGCCAGCCACGCCGAGCAGGCTAAACATCAGGCGTCCGTCAAAGGTTCCCACCGTGGTCACCCCGGCCTTGGCCGCGTGCACGTAGACCGTGGGGGGGAGGACGATGGCCGCCATGGGGTTTTTGGAGGCCGCGGCCAGGCTTCCGGCCTCGGGCTTGAGCACCACCAGGTGGTAGTCGGGAAACGCGGCCCCGGTGATCTGCCGGATCTGCCCCCCCAGGTTCAAGATGCGGTCGGGCTCGAGGCCGTTGGCCTTCAAGGCCGCCAGGGCCTGCGTCTCGACCTGGGCCAGTTCCCCCTTCACCTCTACCTGGATGGACTGCGCCCAGGCCAAACCTAACACCACTCCCAAAACCCAGAAACGCTTCATGGTCGCTCTCCTTCCACGGGCAGACCGGCATCCAGCCAGCCCTTGAATCCGTGTGCGATATTCTTTGCGTTGGCGTAGCCCAACGATTGTAGATAGGCCGCGATCACCGCGCTCACGCTGCCGCTGGCACAGTAGACCAAGACCAGGGCGCTACGGTCCTTAGGTAGTTCGGAAAGCCGCTTGGGTACCTCTCCCGCGTAGATGTGTACCGAGCGCGGGATGTACCCCCGGCCCCGCTCCTCCCGGGTGCGCACGTCCAGGATGAAAGGATCGAACAGCAGCAGGTCGCGCGCCTCGGTAGGGTAGACCAGGTAGCTGGCGGGGGGTACCCGCTCGATGAACTCCCCGAAACGCACCGTCCAATCCTCACACCCGGCCTGGGCCTGGGCCCAAGGGAGCAGGGGGAGGAGGGCGAGGAGCCGTCTGCGGGAGAGCATGGCTAGCGGGTGAAGAAGGGCAGCTCCTGGAAGCTGTGCCCGGCCTTGCTGGCTTCGGTCAGGATGTACATGGTGAGGGCGATCTGCGGCTCGGAGTAGAAAGCCGGGGCCGGGATGCCCACCGAGGTGTAGCAGAATTGGATACGGTTCTCGAAGGTATACATCCGGTCCTCCTCGAAGCGGTAGGCCGGCCACTCGCTCCCCAGCCCCTGCTTGGGGCTCATCACCGGGGAGAGCCGTACCCGCTTCCCGGCGTAGTTGTCGTGGCAGATCGCGCAGCTCATGTCCCGGGGGCCGGCGCGGGTGTACCAGAGTTCGCGACCCAGGGTGTACATGGCCAGCTCGGCGGGGTGTTGGGGGCGGACGGCGATCTTGGCTTTGGTGGATTTTGAGGCCACGAATGTGGTCAGGGCCACCACCTCGTCGCGTTTGATCACCTCCGGCTTGAAGCCCTGAATACGCTCCATGCAGCTCACAATCCGGGTCTCCAGGTCCTCTACCTTGCCGGTATCGGGGAAGTAGCGGGGGAGGCGGGCATAGGCCCCCTCGAGCTTGCCCGGCCCGAGGCCGAAGTCACATTCCTCCAGGCTCTTCCCTTTGGGGCCCCGCTTGGCGTGAAACAGCTCCTCTCCCTGCGAGGCAAAGAGATCCCCGGGGAGGATGCCAAAGTTTTGCAGGTACTGCTGGCGCTGTTTCATGGCCTCCTCGAAGGGATCGAGGGGTTTTTCCTGCTGGGACAGAGCGAATAGCGCCGTAGCAGACAGCAGGAAGGTCAAGATCAGGCTCTTGCGCATCGCTCACCTCTGGTTGATGGGGGAGTGGGGGTCGACCAGGAACGCTACCAGGTCGGCGGTCTCCTCCGGGGTGAAAAGCCCGTGCACGCCGCCGCGGTACATCAGCGAGCAGGGCACGTAGGCCCAGGAGTTGTAGATCTTCTCGTAGGTGTAGCGGAGCACCGCCTCCGAGGCGCCCCGGGATCCGTACCCGGTCAGGCTGGGCCCCATGGTGCCGTAGGCCAGCTCCTTGGAGTCACCCTGGTGGCAGGCATAGCAGTTGCCCCGCTTGGGGTCGGTGAACACCTTTTGTCCGTTTTGCCACTCTCCCAGCAGCTTGTCCCCCTGGGGGTAGCGGATCAGGGCCTTCTGCGCTTGGATGAACTGCGGGACCAGCGCAGGAGGAAGCTGGCCGCGGTACTGGGTACACAGCTGCTGGGCCGGGTCCTGGCTCAGGAGCACCTGGGCGTAGGTATCTCCGCCAGAGCGGATCGCGCTCTCGAGGCGAGCCTTGAAAGGACTCGGTTGGGATGTGGCCAGCCCCAAAAGGGCCAAGACGCCGATGATCAGTCGCTTCATTCGGTTCCTCCAGGAACAGGAAGATGGTAGTTGCGCTCCGGTACGCGCACATTGGGCCTCGGGGGTAGCTGTATCCGGCCCTCCCCCTTGGCATAGGCCACGATGAGGTCGTATACCGGGCGCGGGGTGTGGCCGGGTATAGGCTTGCCCAGCCGCTGGAGCCTGCCTCCGTAGGCGGCCACCCGGTACTCCCGGTTTGGGTCCAGCGGACGCCCCCGGACGGCTATGTCTTGGATCCGCTGGCCTGAGGGGGCATCGATCCGCAGGGTGTAGGTGATCCCATACGTCCGGCTCATGTCCCCGCCCTGCTGGTAGAAGGGGTCGGGGGTGAAGACATTGGCCGCTACGTCCTCGAGGAGGCCCTTGATCTGCTCCCCCCGGAGCTTGAATACGTACACCTCGGGATAGGTGAAGCCAGTATAGGCCAGGATGCGGTCTAGGGTCAGCGCTTCCCCCGGCAGCAGGGTGGTGCCCCAGCGAGTGCCTGGGCTGAAGATCACCTCGGTCTCTGGATAATGGGCCTCGATGGCCCGGCAGGCCAGCTCGTCGAGGGTGGAGTACAGCGTATCCCGCTTGTAGAGGAGGCTCTCCACCGTTGCGATGGGCTCGAGCAGGTCGGGGTTCTCCCGGTAGACCCGTTCAACCAGGGCCTTGGCCGCTGGGTCCTCCGGCAGCACCCGGGAGAGTACGGGGAGCAGCCGCAGCCGGAGATTGGCGATGCCCCCCCGCTTGAGGGCGAGGTCGATCCGCGCCAGCACCTTGCCCCCGGAGCCCCCGGCTACCAGGAAGGTATTGCCCACCCGCAGGCGCACCGGGGTGAGGTCGTGGGTATGGCCCGAGAGGATCAGATCGATGCCCCGGATGCGCCGGGCCAGGGCAGTGTCCAAGGGCAGGCCGCCGTGGGAGAGCAGGACCACCGCGTCCACCCCCTTGGAGCGCAACTCCTCCACGGTTTGCTGCAGCCGTTCCTCTTTGATGCCGAAGGAGAGCCCCTCTGTGAACTCCTCGGGATGGGAGACCTTGACATAGGGGTAGGTGAGCCCGATGACCCCCACGGTGTAACGCCCTGCGGGATGGATCGCGTACGCGGGGTAGACCGGATCGCCGAAGGTGTCATCGGTGGTGTTGTAGCTCAGGACCTGGGCTTTGAGCTTCTTTTCCAGCTCCTCCACCCGCGCCCGACCCAGGGTGTACTCCCAGTGGTAGACCATGTGTTGAAAACCGCTGAGGTTCATCCAGTCCACCAGCGCCTCGCCCCGTGTCCGCAGGGAGGGACCGGAGTTCATCCAGTCGTCGCCCCCGTCCAGGATCAGCACCGGCCTTTCCGCAGCCTGCTGTTGGCTGCGGATCAGTGCGGTGATCTGGGGAGCGCCCCCGATGAGTCCGAAGCGCTTGGCCAGGGTCGCGAAGTCCAGGTAGCTGCCCAGGTAGGCCAGGAGGCTATCCGGCTGGATGCCGTAGTAGCGCAGGAAGGCCGCGCCGGTGATGTAGCCGGGCTGCCCCAGCAGGGGCTGGGGCGCGAGGAGGTTAGGTGGCTCCATGTAGTAGTGGGGTCGGAGCTGGCCGTGCAGATCGGTGAGGTACAGCAGGGTGCAATCCCCGTAGGGGGGCAGGTCGTATAGGCGCTGCGGCTGCTCTACAGCGCGCGCCAGCGCCTTCGGGGAGGTTATCCCCAGGGCCAGGAGTAAGCTGATGAGTTCGCGTCGGGTTATCATTGGCCCCCAGTGGCGGCGGGCTTGGTGTTGAAGTCCGAGGCGGGATCCAAGAGATAGGCCACCACGTCGGCGATCTCCTCCGGGGTGAGCAGGCCGTGCACGCCGAAGCGGTACATCACCGTGCAGGGGAAGTAGGCCCAGGGGTTGTAGATCACCTCGTAGGTGTAGCGCTGGATGGCCTCCGACTGGCCCCGCTGCCCGTACTTCTCCAGGCTAGGCCCCACGTTCCCCCCCCAGTGCACTGGGGAGCCATAGTGGCAGCTGAAGCAGTTAGCCTTGGCCATGTCGTTGAAGATGGCCCCGCCCCTTTTCCAATCCCCCATGAGCTTTGCCGGGTATTTGATCTTGGCCCGCTGCTCTTGCAAGAACCCCGGGAGCTGATCCGCAGGGAGCTTATTTTTGTACAGCGAGCAGAGGGCTTGATCCTTGGGTTGCTCTGCCAACGCTGTGTAGAACTCCTTGCCCGCGGTCTGTAGGAGCTTTTGCTCCTCCGGGGTGAACAGGCTGCTGCTTTGCCCCAGGGCCAGCAGCAGCGAAAACCCCAACAGCGCCAGGACAATTCTGTGCATGCTCTCCTCCCTAGCGCACGAAGGCGGGGGACTCCTCGATCCTGGCCCCGGTATTCTTCTGGGCCATGAACAGCTCGAGGGCGATGATGGGGGCCGAGTAGAAATCGGGCCGCGGATGGCTGAGGTTGCTATAGCAGGCGCGGATGCGATCCTCCATAGTCCAGCTCTGGTCGTTGGAGTAGCGATAGGCGGGCCAGTGGGTCCAGGATTTGTCCTGCCCCAGCACATCGGCGTAGAACAGTGGGCCCGCCCGCCGGCCCACATGGTCCACGTGGCAGGCCGCGCAGCCCATATCCCGGTTGCCGCTGCGGGCGAAGAAAAGCTTTTCTCCCAGGGTGTACATCGCCTGCTCTTCCGGGGTGGTGGCCTTGACCTGGACCTGCTCTCCCTGAGACTGGCTAGCGATGTAAAACGCTGCTGCTACCACGTCGGGGCGCTTGACCTGCTCCGGCTTGTATCCTTGCACCTGGGTCATACAGTAGACGATGCGGGTGTCCAGGTCGTCCACCCGCTGGGTGTCGGCAAAGTAGCGGGGGAGCCGGGCGTTGGCCCCCCGGATCACCCCGGGGCCCAGGCCGAAGTCGCAGGCCTCCATGGTCTTGCCGCTGGGTCCCTTACGGAAAAAGCTCTCCTTGCCTTGCTCGGTAACCAGCTCGGTGGGGAGGATCCCCATGGTCTGACGCAGGAGTTCTTTCTGCCGGGCCAGCTCCTCTTTGGCGCTTTGGGCGCTGTCCCCTTGGGCCAAAACCAGGGCCAGCGGGAAGGATAGCAGCCAAATCCATCTGCGCATACCGCCTCCTTTGGGCAGTGCTCAGGGGGCCCTGAGCACTGCCGCTAGGCCAGCTCCAGCTTGACGGAGGTCTCCCCGGTATCTCCCTTGTTGTCCTTGAGCTTGATGGTGAAGGTACCCGGCTGCCCGGCCTGAAAGGCCAGCCCGAAGAGGGGGTTGGCGCTCACCCCGGGTTCGGGCAGGATGCTCGCTACCTTCTGCCCTTCGAAGTACACCTCCACCAGGTCGATATAGTACGCGGGGATGAGGTTACCCTTCTCGTCCTTGCGGGTGCCTGGCTCCATGGGGTGCTGGGCAACTATCTGGAGCTTGAATACTTCTCCCGCTTTGGGTTTGGGGGGTGTCAGGCGTGCTAAGGTGCGGATTGCCATGGGTATTCACCTCCTTCCACTAGCCGCACCCGCCTACGGTGACGCGGGTACTGGCTGAGGCCAGGAGCAGCTTGCCGTCTTGGGTCTCCACCACCGCCCGTACCGCCGAGGTCTCGGCCATCCGGGTGCGGGAGGCGTAGTAGGGCATGGCCTGCCCTACCTCTAGCTTGACGATGTGGGGCGAGGGATTTTTGTCCACGAAGAGGTGGATGGCCCGCACCTGGTCCTTGGGCAGAGCGACCTCGATCTCGAAGGGCACGTTGGCCCCGGACTCGGCGATGGTGGGCATGGTGAGCTTCACCTGGCCTGAGGGGGTGAGATCCTTGAACCCTTTGCCCAAGACCTTCTGTAGGGTGGGTTCCAGATGGGCGATATCCTCCCCCTCCAGACCCCCTCCCTGCGCTACGGCCAGCCGGGGAGCCATCAAGGCCCCGGCTAGCACACCTGCTGCTTTGAGAAACCTTCTTCTATCCACA is a window of Allomeiothermus silvanus DSM 9946 DNA encoding:
- the soxA gene encoding sulfur oxidation c-type cytochrome SoxA; translation: MRRWIWLLSFPLALVLAQGDSAQSAKEELARQKELLRQTMGILPTELVTEQGKESFFRKGPSGKTMEACDFGLGPGVIRGANARLPRYFADTQRVDDLDTRIVYCMTQVQGYKPEQVKRPDVVAAAFYIASQSQGEQVQVKATTPEEQAMYTLGEKLFFARSGNRDMGCAACHVDHVGRRAGPLFYADVLGQDKSWTHWPAYRYSNDQSWTMEDRIRACYSNLSHPRPDFYSAPIIALELFMAQKNTGARIEESPAFVR
- the soxX gene encoding sulfur oxidation c-type cytochrome SoxX; the encoded protein is MHRIVLALLGFSLLLALGQSSSLFTPEEQKLLQTAGKEFYTALAEQPKDQALCSLYKNKLPADQLPGFLQEQRAKIKYPAKLMGDWKRGGAIFNDMAKANCFSCHYGSPVHWGGNVGPSLEKYGQRGQSEAIQRYTYEVIYNPWAYFPCTVMYRFGVHGLLTPEEIADVVAYLLDPASDFNTKPAATGGQ
- the soxX gene encoding sulfur oxidation c-type cytochrome SoxX, producing MKRLIIGVLALLGLATSQPSPFKARLESAIRSGGDTYAQVLLSQDPAQQLCTQYRGQLPPALVPQFIQAQKALIRYPQGDKLLGEWQNGQKVFTDPKRGNCYACHQGDSKELAYGTMGPSLTGYGSRGASEAVLRYTYEKIYNSWAYVPCSLMYRGGVHGLFTPEETADLVAFLVDPHSPINQR
- a CDS encoding rhodanese-like domain-containing protein, producing MLSRRRLLALLPLLPWAQAQAGCEDWTVRFGEFIERVPPASYLVYPTEARDLLLFDPFILDVRTREERGRGYIPRSVHIYAGEVPKRLSELPKDRSALVLVYCASGSVSAVIAAYLQSLGYANAKNIAHGFKGWLDAGLPVEGERP
- the soxB gene encoding thiosulfohydrolase SoxB, whose product is MTRRELISLLLALGITSPKALARAVEQPQRLYDLPPYGDCTLLYLTDLHGQLRPHYYMEPPNLLAPQPLLGQPGYITGAAFLRYYGIQPDSLLAYLGSYLDFATLAKRFGLIGGAPQITALIRSQQQAAERPVLILDGGDDWMNSGPSLRTRGEALVDWMNLSGFQHMVYHWEYTLGRARVEELEKKLKAQVLSYNTTDDTFGDPVYPAYAIHPAGRYTVGVIGLTYPYVKVSHPEEFTEGLSFGIKEERLQQTVEELRSKGVDAVVLLSHGGLPLDTALARRIRGIDLILSGHTHDLTPVRLRVGNTFLVAGGSGGKVLARIDLALKRGGIANLRLRLLPVLSRVLPEDPAAKALVERVYRENPDLLEPIATVESLLYKRDTLYSTLDELACRAIEAHYPETEVIFSPGTRWGTTLLPGEALTLDRILAYTGFTYPEVYVFKLRGEQIKGLLEDVAANVFTPDPFYQQGGDMSRTYGITYTLRIDAPSGQRIQDIAVRGRPLDPNREYRVAAYGGRLQRLGKPIPGHTPRPVYDLIVAYAKGEGRIQLPPRPNVRVPERNYHLPVPGGTE
- the soxY gene encoding thiosulfate oxidation carrier protein SoxY — translated: MDRRRFLKAAGVLAGALMAPRLAVAQGGGLEGEDIAHLEPTLQKVLGKGFKDLTPSGQVKLTMPTIAESGANVPFEIEVALPKDQVRAIHLFVDKNPSPHIVKLEVGQAMPYYASRTRMAETSAVRAVVETQDGKLLLASASTRVTVGGCG
- the soxZ gene encoding thiosulfate oxidation carrier complex protein SoxZ yields the protein MAIRTLARLTPPKPKAGEVFKLQIVAQHPMEPGTRKDEKGNLIPAYYIDLVEVYFEGQKVASILPEPGVSANPLFGLAFQAGQPGTFTIKLKDNKGDTGETSVKLELA
- a CDS encoding FAD-dependent oxidoreductase, encoding MSKLNRRQLLKAGAALTAAGTLASQAFAQQEFYARPPTLLPARRTARVVVVGGGWGGTTVARKVKQQRPEAEVVLIEPKPLFMSCPMSNLFLAGVKPLEFLVFDYTQVVNDGVVFVQERVLDINRDRRLVRTTGGYLAYDFLVLAPGIDYMYEAIPGYAEVKHLLPVGFKPFEHVALRRMLDRFDETGGELVMYIPNPPYRCPPGPYERAAMLAWRLKTKGVKGKVIVLDANPQPISKAPGFLAAYNDLYKNQLEYIPNTRITGLDYEKKRVKTELGDVPFTLADLIPPMKAAEIVRQVGLGERWANVQPPYFLSEKDERVYLVGDITGNTPYPKSGMIAYVSGNIVARHISQRLGGKALAEIPPELPTNVCYSFVDSEEAIWVSNAYSWDEAAKQIKAQSTVDNQRSAANSTAAYGWAQSLWQDMFGPRA
- a CDS encoding translation initiation factor 2, giving the protein MKRFWVLGVVLGLAWAQSIQVEVKGELAQVETQALAALKANGLEPDRILNLGGQIRQITGAAFPDYHLVVLKPEAGSLAAASKNPMAAIVLPPTVYVHAAKAGVTTVGTFDGRLMFSLLGVAGPETDGLTSRLEASLGRLGKLERIAPAMMPDPKSGMMPALLYFVSGAKAEDMVLLLEGELTSRGLNLTPNIKVGPATVIMPCKSEWARIMFSAQPAGGFAAPCRFFAVDMPGGALVGAIEPMLMTIMPGVMGSPAVAMLQEARKTIREVLESTGGVPYRPGQ
- the soxA gene encoding sulfur oxidation c-type cytochrome SoxA, with product MRKSLILTFLLSATALFALSQQEKPLDPFEEAMKQRQQYLQNFGILPGDLFASQGEELFHAKRGPKGKSLEECDFGLGPGKLEGAYARLPRYFPDTGKVEDLETRIVSCMERIQGFKPEVIKRDEVVALTTFVASKSTKAKIAVRPQHPAELAMYTLGRELWYTRAGPRDMSCAICHDNYAGKRVRLSPVMSPKQGLGSEWPAYRFEEDRMYTFENRIQFCYTSVGIPAPAFYSEPQIALTMYILTEASKAGHSFQELPFFTR